In one Diabrotica virgifera virgifera chromosome 5, PGI_DIABVI_V3a genomic region, the following are encoded:
- the LOC126884326 gene encoding uncharacterized protein LOC126884326: MDEIQISVAALRVLKELKFRWVNCSFSNRKYLMEQPNVTLKRLQFLKAYKENQNSVCPLKPVFLDETWICRKGGFRKSWQDGSSYAVRKKIGEGVRYIVLHAGSENGFIENGELIFKSGSKSGDYHDSMNSNNFGKWFEHHLLPNLEEPSLIIMDNASHHSTVVEKIPNASWAKHSLIEWLTNRHISCSISMMKFELMDILKKNLPDKVFKLDRLALQYAHRVLRLPPYHCQFNPIDNVWSDCKRYYDANITSSGVTNEATVINVWKKSLQQVTPEKWRKYVRHAEKLIDEYWETAKRINTSHISPIIIDLKESDSDSSDDDFVEMSEKN, from the exons ATGGATGAGATTCAGATTTCCGTTGCTGCACTTCGAGTTTTAAAAGAATTAAAATTCAGATGGGTAAATTGTAGTTTTTCTAACAGAAAGTATTTAATGGAACAACCCAATGTTACCTTAAAGAGACTCCAATTTTTAAAAGCCTACAAGGAAAATCAAAACAGTGTATGTCCGTTAAAACCAGTTTTCTTGGATGAAACGTGGATATGCAGGAAAGGTGGATTCCGAAAGAGCTGGCAAGATGGCAGTAGTTATGCAGTCAGAAAGAAGATTGGAGAAGGTGTACGATACATTGTCCTTCATGCAGGTTCTGAAAATGGGTTTATTGAAAACGGTGAACTCATTTTCAAAAGTGGAAGTAAATCTGGTGACTACCATGATTCGATGAATTCGAATAATTTCGGAAAATGGTTTGAGCATCACCTGTTACCAAACTTAGAAGAACCTTCATTGATTATAATGGACAATGCATCACACCATTCAACTGTGGTTGAAAAAATACCAAATGCAAGTTGGGCAAAACATTCTCTAATAGAATGGTTGACAAACCGACACATTAGCTGTTCAATATCTATGATGAAATTTGAGTTAATGGATATTTTAAAGAAGAATCTACCAGATAAGGTATTTAA GTTGGATAGACTGGCCCTTCAATATGCCCATCGTGTCTTGAGACTGCCTCCATACCATTGTCAATTTAATCCAATAGATAATGTTTGGTCTGACTGCAAAAGGTATTACGATGCCAATATAACTTCTTCTGGCGTTACAAATGAAGCCACAGTAATAAATGTTTGGAAGAAATCATTACAACAg GTCACACCAGAAAAGTGGAGGAAGTATGTTAGACATGCAGAAAAACTTATTGACGAATATTGGGAGACGGCAAAGAGAATAAACACAAGCCACATATCTCCTATAATTATTGATTTAAAGGAATCGGATTCTGACTCGTCAGATGATGATTTTGTGGAAATGTCAGAAAAAAACTGA